A stretch of Aedes aegypti strain LVP_AGWG chromosome 2, AaegL5.0 Primary Assembly, whole genome shotgun sequence DNA encodes these proteins:
- the LOC5569765 gene encoding uncharacterized protein LOC5569765 isoform X1: MCFPIPKCYVVIFDLFDQTKIFCVIYSITMGLPELPDQNNGDDFRMEEDFSINADGTTDDSENEYYEENEYMGYQPLNMRDSSNTIEEESDESESNTTVILDASATHELLNVDVWNAPRPNELNIELDSEKAEQIRNVMADFKLPNASVPQWAIGIPEESWKEELLLRIRQRQNCQAADENSNNSNNK; encoded by the exons ATGTGCTTTCCAATTCCAAAATGTTATGTTGTCATTTTTGATTTGTTTGATCAAACTAAAATCTTTTGCG taATTTACAGTATAACAATGGGTTTGCCGGAATTACCTGATCAAAACAATGGAGACGATTTCCGCATGGAAGAGGACTTCTCTATTAATGCTGACGGAACAACAGATGACAGTGAAAACGAATATTACGAAGAGAATGAATATATGGGCTACCAACCGTTAAACATGAGAGACAGCAGCAACACAATAGAGGAGGAGAGTGATGAATCTGAATCAAATACCACAGTTATACTTGATGCTTCAGCTACTCATGAACTACTAAACGTGGATGTGTGGAATGCACCTAGGCCCAATGAACTCAATATAGAATTGGATTCAGAAAAAGCAGAGCAG ATTCGTAATGTAATGGCTGATTTCAAGTTACCAAATGCATCGGTTCCACAGTGGGCAATTGGAATACCAGAAGAAAGCTGGAAGGAAGAATTGTTATTACGCATTCGCCAAAGACAAAATTGTCAAGCTGCTGATGAAAATTCGAATAATAGcaataataaataa
- the LOC5569765 gene encoding uncharacterized protein LOC5569765 isoform X2, with protein sequence MGLPELPDQNNGDDFRMEEDFSINADGTTDDSENEYYEENEYMGYQPLNMRDSSNTIEEESDESESNTTVILDASATHELLNVDVWNAPRPNELNIELDSEKAEQIRNVMADFKLPNASVPQWAIGIPEESWKEELLLRIRQRQNCQAADENSNNSNNK encoded by the exons ATGGGTTTGCCGGAATTACCTGATCAAAACAATGGAGACGATTTCCGCATGGAAGAGGACTTCTCTATTAATGCTGACGGAACAACAGATGACAGTGAAAACGAATATTACGAAGAGAATGAATATATGGGCTACCAACCGTTAAACATGAGAGACAGCAGCAACACAATAGAGGAGGAGAGTGATGAATCTGAATCAAATACCACAGTTATACTTGATGCTTCAGCTACTCATGAACTACTAAACGTGGATGTGTGGAATGCACCTAGGCCCAATGAACTCAATATAGAATTGGATTCAGAAAAAGCAGAGCAG ATTCGTAATGTAATGGCTGATTTCAAGTTACCAAATGCATCGGTTCCACAGTGGGCAATTGGAATACCAGAAGAAAGCTGGAAGGAAGAATTGTTATTACGCATTCGCCAAAGACAAAATTGTCAAGCTGCTGATGAAAATTCGAATAATAGcaataataaataa